From the Cyanobacteria bacterium FACHB-DQ100 genome, one window contains:
- a CDS encoding HlyC/CorC family transporter, whose product MNSFTSDLLIILFLTLANGLFVMSELAIVSARKVRLLQSANQGDAKARVALRLAEQPNNFLAIVQVGITLIGIASGAFGEQALTRRLEPFFQSVPFLAPYSQALAFGIAILSLTYLTLIVGELVPKRLALNSPEVIATWAAVPMSLMAKIAAPIVYLLSTSTNIAVRFLGIRPSDDPPVTEEEIRVMIEQGTEAGMFEQAEEDIMKRVFRLGDRRISSLMTPRLEITWIDLEDSIDEIRRQITESAHARFPVCQGGLDHLLGVVQTYDLLVNLMSGQSLEFTSSLQTPVFVPESTRALKVLELFKQTGTQIAFVVDEYGVIQGLVTLTDVLQAIVGDIPTVEELAEPQAIQREDGSWLLDGMLPIYQFKEILDLEDQELPGEQRGSYQTLGGFVVMYLGRIPTASDAFEWETLRFEVMDMDGNRVDKVLVEAAKSYGTIQEM is encoded by the coding sequence ATGAATTCGTTCACCTCCGACCTGCTGATTATTCTGTTTCTGACGCTGGCAAACGGGTTATTTGTCATGTCTGAACTGGCGATCGTGTCTGCCCGCAAAGTCCGCCTTCTGCAAAGCGCGAATCAAGGCGACGCTAAAGCGAGAGTCGCCCTACGTCTAGCAGAGCAGCCGAATAATTTTTTAGCAATCGTTCAGGTCGGCATTACTTTAATTGGAATTGCGTCCGGTGCATTCGGGGAACAAGCCTTAACTCGTCGATTAGAACCATTCTTTCAATCCGTGCCCTTTCTTGCGCCGTACAGTCAAGCGCTGGCGTTTGGAATTGCCATTTTGAGCCTGACTTATCTGACGCTGATTGTCGGTGAACTCGTACCAAAACGACTCGCACTCAACTCGCCAGAAGTAATTGCAACTTGGGCAGCCGTTCCGATGAGTTTGATGGCAAAAATCGCAGCCCCGATCGTCTATTTACTCAGCACGTCTACCAATATTGCGGTTCGATTTTTGGGCATTCGTCCGTCGGATGATCCGCCTGTCACCGAAGAAGAAATCCGCGTGATGATCGAGCAAGGCACCGAAGCGGGAATGTTCGAGCAGGCAGAAGAAGACATTATGAAGCGGGTGTTTCGGCTGGGCGATCGTCGTATTAGTTCGTTGATGACTCCCCGCTTAGAGATTACCTGGATTGATCTGGAGGATTCGATCGACGAGATTCGTCGCCAGATAACAGAAAGCGCCCATGCTCGATTTCCCGTTTGTCAGGGTGGATTAGATCACTTGCTCGGTGTGGTGCAAACTTATGATCTGTTGGTTAATCTCATGTCGGGGCAGTCGCTTGAGTTTACCAGTTCGCTCCAGACTCCGGTGTTTGTGCCAGAAAGTACCCGCGCCCTGAAAGTATTGGAATTGTTTAAGCAAACCGGAACTCAGATTGCATTTGTGGTCGATGAGTATGGGGTGATTCAGGGACTGGTGACGCTGACGGATGTGTTGCAGGCGATCGTCGGAGACATTCCCACAGTTGAGGAGTTAGCAGAACCGCAAGCGATTCAGCGCGAGGATGGTTCTTGGCTACTGGATGGAATGCTGCCCATTTATCAATTCAAAGAGATTTTAGACCTTGAAGACCAAGAGCTTCCCGGAGAACAGCGAGGTAGCTATCAGACGTTGGGCGGTTTTGTGGTGATGTATTTGGGACGCATTCCCACCGCTTCGGATGCTTTCGAGTGGGAAACACTCCGGTTTGAAGTGATGGATATGGACGGCAATCGCGTGGATAAAGTTTTAGTTGAGGCTGCTAAGTCCTACGGAACAATCCAAGAGATGTAA
- a CDS encoding cupin domain-containing protein yields MIGNIFEIGERSLDRELFEPLIETDQLLVERIISTGQTTPEGEWYDQPRDEWVLLLQGEAQLMYEDGRTIDLKAGNYLLIPAHQKHRVSYTSNNPACIWLAIHALFA; encoded by the coding sequence ATGATTGGAAACATCTTTGAGATTGGGGAGCGATCGCTCGATCGAGAACTATTTGAGCCATTAATTGAAACCGATCAGCTATTAGTTGAACGCATTATTTCAACTGGACAAACCACGCCGGAGGGTGAATGGTACGATCAACCCCGCGATGAATGGGTGTTGCTATTGCAGGGTGAGGCGCAGTTAATGTATGAGGATGGGAGAACGATCGATCTCAAAGCAGGAAATTATCTATTGATTCCAGCCCACCAAAAACATCGGGTGAGCTATACCAGCAACAATCCTGCTTGTATTTGGTTAGCGATTCATGCGCTGTTCGCTTAA
- a CDS encoding aldehyde dehydrogenase family protein, with protein sequence MFTQTECAIDLLNSRKSAWLQVKTAARIDYLKRCMHGVMAVAEPWAIAACEAKGFDPKWVGEEYLTGAVATLTMLRAIVRTLEGRTAKIENNIARAFPDNWFDRLLWLGFRGEVWLDRGAAEDSESPLNSPRVGDFESRQVSQTGGIALVLGAGNVGATPPLDAIHKLFAENQVVLLKMNPVNAYVGKFLEQAFEPLIADGFLQIVYGGADVGAFLCQHPKIDTIHITGSHHTYEAIVQSLPQPKPITSELGCVTPVLIVPGDWSESELRYQARHVASMVVNNASFNCVAAQVIVTASGWKLRDRFLDLIREELAKTPSRNAYYPGAQQRYQAFLDRYPQAEIFGTRTEAIVPWTFIPNIEDDYALQNEAFCGVLAEVSLDATTAEEFLDRVVPFANEKIWGNLSCVILSKSNVEDAVANLKYGAIGVNAWSAANFGVPQLTWGAYPGNDANDIQSGQGFVHNACFLDRPQKSVLYAPFRMPLTPVWFADHRNLLNCSRCFARLQIKPTWGNFAQVVIAAIQG encoded by the coding sequence ATGTTTACCCAAACCGAATGTGCGATCGATTTACTAAATTCCCGGAAATCTGCGTGGCTCCAGGTCAAAACGGCAGCGCGGATTGATTATCTGAAGCGGTGTATGCATGGTGTGATGGCGGTTGCAGAGCCGTGGGCGATCGCGGCGTGTGAGGCGAAGGGATTTGATCCAAAGTGGGTAGGTGAAGAATATCTGACCGGAGCAGTAGCGACCTTGACGATGCTGCGGGCGATCGTCAGAACACTCGAAGGACGAACTGCAAAAATCGAAAATAATATTGCGCGGGCGTTCCCCGATAATTGGTTCGATCGATTGCTTTGGCTTGGGTTTCGGGGGGAAGTTTGGCTCGATCGAGGTGCGGCTGAAGACTCAGAAAGCCCCCTAAACTCCCCACGAGTGGGGGACTTTGAATCTCGTCAGGTTTCTCAAACTGGAGGGATTGCGCTGGTTTTGGGAGCGGGGAATGTCGGAGCAACGCCGCCGCTCGATGCAATTCACAAGCTATTTGCTGAAAATCAAGTCGTTTTGCTGAAGATGAATCCGGTCAACGCTTATGTAGGGAAATTTTTAGAGCAAGCGTTTGAGCCGTTAATCGCGGATGGTTTTCTGCAAATTGTCTATGGTGGCGCTGATGTCGGCGCATTTCTTTGTCAGCATCCAAAAATTGACACCATTCACATCACGGGGTCGCATCATACTTATGAAGCGATCGTTCAATCACTCCCTCAGCCGAAGCCGATCACCTCTGAGCTAGGCTGTGTCACTCCGGTTTTGATTGTTCCCGGCGATTGGTCTGAGTCGGAGTTAAGATATCAAGCTCGTCATGTCGCGAGTATGGTAGTCAACAATGCCAGTTTTAACTGTGTGGCTGCACAGGTGATTGTGACGGCAAGCGGGTGGAAACTGCGCGATCGTTTCCTCGATCTAATCCGAGAAGAACTCGCCAAAACTCCCAGTCGCAACGCTTACTATCCAGGGGCGCAACAGCGCTATCAGGCATTTCTCGATCGTTATCCCCAAGCTGAAATCTTCGGCACTCGCACGGAAGCGATTGTACCGTGGACATTCATTCCGAATATTGAGGATGATTATGCGCTACAAAACGAAGCTTTTTGTGGAGTGCTGGCTGAGGTGAGTTTAGACGCGACGACCGCAGAAGAATTTCTTGATCGTGTCGTTCCCTTTGCTAATGAGAAAATTTGGGGCAATTTGTCCTGCGTAATTTTGTCGAAGTCAAACGTAGAAGATGCGGTTGCGAATTTGAAGTATGGCGCGATCGGCGTGAATGCTTGGTCGGCTGCCAATTTCGGCGTGCCTCAACTGACTTGGGGGGCTTATCCAGGCAATGATGCGAACGATATTCAATCCGGTCAAGGCTTTGTGCATAACGCTTGCTTTCTCGATCGACCCCAAAAATCTGTCTTGTATGCACCGTTCCGAATGCCGCTGACTCCGGTTTGGTTTGCGGATCATCGGAATTTGCTCAATTGTTCGCGATGTTTTGCAAGACTTCAGATTAAACCCACGTGGGGCAACTTTGCTCAGGTCGTAATCGCAGCAATTCAAGGGTAG
- a CDS encoding peroxiredoxin, with product MTQEGCLRVGQSAPDFAATAVIDQEFKDIKLSDYRGKYVVLFFYPLDFTFVCPTEITAFSDRHEEFKAIGTEILGVSVDSAFSHLAWIQTDRKSGGVGDLNYPLVSDIKKEISTAYNVLDPEQGIALRGLFIIDKDGVIQHSTINNLSFGRSVDETLRTLQAIQYVQSHPDEVCPAGWKPGDQTMNPDPVKSKEYFAAV from the coding sequence ATGACCCAAGAAGGATGCTTGCGTGTCGGTCAGAGCGCACCCGATTTTGCTGCTACCGCCGTCATCGATCAAGAATTCAAAGACATTAAACTGTCTGACTATCGTGGCAAATACGTGGTGCTGTTCTTCTACCCGCTCGATTTTACCTTTGTTTGTCCGACCGAAATTACCGCCTTTAGCGATCGCCACGAAGAGTTCAAAGCGATCGGCACCGAAATCCTTGGAGTATCAGTCGATAGCGCGTTCTCGCACCTCGCTTGGATTCAAACCGATCGTAAATCGGGTGGTGTGGGCGACTTGAACTATCCATTGGTTTCAGACATCAAGAAAGAAATCAGCACCGCTTACAATGTGCTTGATCCTGAACAAGGAATTGCACTGCGCGGTCTGTTCATCATCGACAAAGATGGTGTGATTCAACACTCGACAATCAACAACTTGTCGTTCGGTCGCAGTGTGGATGAAACGCTGCGGACGCTACAAGCGATCCAATACGTACAATCGCACCCGGATGAAGTTTGCCCCGCAGGTTGGAAACCCGGTGATCAAACGATGAATCCTGATCCGGTGAAGTCGAAGGAATACTTCGCAGCGGTTTAA
- a CDS encoding geranylgeranyl reductase family protein: MFDCIVVGAGPAGGTAAYHLAKRGRSVLVLEKEALPRYKPCSGGVSPAIAQWFDFDFSPVISRKVNSIRYTWKLGDPVNATLNTPEPMWMVQRDRFDEYLMQQAQQAGAKLQDATAVTGIEFKGNHWQVNTTAGTLEAKYLIAADGAKGSMAKWLGFKERKTRMGAVMEAPQAIGNTAQFDFGMLKNGFIWNLPKAEGFSAGTASFRGDDRTDFNAALSKYAKEAGFNTSGAQIYTHPIVFWDGDQTLHTQNAVLAGETAAIVDPMTAEGIRPSMYSGMKAAEAIDQSLNGDQSALAQYTETIQRDWGSDMVWAQRLANLFYRVPGIGYKVGVKRPTATDRLGKIMCGEMRYADVANRALKRLGGGLIPGMGG; the protein is encoded by the coding sequence ATGTTTGATTGTATTGTTGTCGGAGCAGGCCCCGCCGGAGGAACTGCTGCCTATCATCTTGCCAAACGTGGGCGCTCTGTTTTAGTGCTGGAAAAAGAAGCCCTCCCCCGCTATAAACCCTGTAGCGGTGGGGTATCTCCTGCGATCGCTCAATGGTTCGATTTCGATTTCAGCCCCGTGATCTCGCGTAAAGTGAATTCGATTCGCTATACCTGGAAGCTTGGCGATCCAGTGAATGCAACGCTAAACACACCTGAGCCGATGTGGATGGTGCAGCGCGATCGGTTTGATGAGTATTTGATGCAGCAGGCACAGCAAGCAGGCGCGAAACTCCAAGATGCAACCGCAGTCACAGGCATCGAATTTAAAGGCAATCACTGGCAAGTCAACACAACGGCTGGGACCTTAGAAGCTAAATATCTCATTGCTGCCGACGGTGCAAAAGGATCGATGGCAAAATGGCTCGGATTCAAAGAGCGCAAAACCCGCATGGGTGCGGTAATGGAAGCGCCTCAAGCGATCGGCAATACTGCTCAGTTCGACTTCGGAATGCTGAAAAACGGCTTTATCTGGAATTTGCCGAAAGCAGAAGGATTCTCTGCTGGAACCGCCTCATTTCGAGGGGACGATCGCACGGATTTCAACGCTGCTTTGTCGAAGTATGCAAAGGAAGCAGGCTTTAATACCAGTGGCGCACAGATTTACACGCATCCGATCGTATTTTGGGATGGCGATCAAACACTGCATACTCAGAATGCAGTGTTGGCAGGAGAAACGGCTGCGATCGTTGATCCAATGACGGCTGAAGGGATTCGTCCTTCGATGTATAGCGGTATGAAAGCTGCAGAAGCGATCGATCAATCGTTGAATGGAGATCAATCTGCCTTGGCGCAATACACCGAAACGATTCAGCGCGACTGGGGTAGCGATATGGTTTGGGCACAACGGCTGGCGAATCTGTTTTATCGTGTGCCGGGAATTGGCTACAAAGTGGGTGTGAAGCGTCCGACTGCGACCGATCGACTCGGCAAGATTATGTGCGGTGAAATGCGATATGCAGATGTAGCAAATCGGGCGCTGAAACGGCTAGGCGGCGGGTTGATTCCGGGTATGGGCGGTTAG
- a CDS encoding FAD-binding oxidoreductase, whose protein sequence is MTTTTSNAIASVLADLAGLDLITEPSQVAKLSQDYYHFSPVLQPQLQDKFGDVVVRPVNEAEVLQVAQACVRYRVPLTVRGAGTGNYGQCIPLEGGVILDLTRMTAVKWMKPGLLRVEAGAKLAAIDKQTREIGWEIRMAPSTYRTATIGGFIGGGSGGIGSVTYGQLRDRGNLLAVRVVTMEDQPRVLDLRGDDVYQVAHAYGTNGIITELEIPLAPAYPWAEVIVTFSNFMSAARFGQSLSDADGMIKKLVCICADPIPNYFAALKSYIPSRKSCALLIVSETCLEPLNEFVKEFGGEISYQKNAEDAGKGFALAEYSWNHTTLHARSVDSSITYLQTLFPDDKNLTLLEEMYHHYGDEVMMHLEFLRVGGTARPASLQLVRYSTEERLNEIIAHHESNGAFIFNPHTYLIEDGGMKMVDLAQLQFKEKVDPYGLLNPGKMRAWLER, encoded by the coding sequence ATGACCACAACCACTTCTAACGCGATCGCATCGGTTTTAGCAGATTTGGCAGGACTTGATCTCATCACCGAGCCAAGCCAAGTCGCAAAACTCTCGCAGGATTACTATCATTTCAGCCCAGTTTTGCAGCCTCAATTGCAGGACAAATTCGGCGATGTGGTAGTGCGTCCAGTGAATGAAGCAGAAGTGTTACAAGTGGCGCAGGCGTGTGTTCGATATCGCGTTCCCCTCACCGTGCGGGGTGCGGGAACCGGAAACTACGGGCAATGTATTCCACTCGAAGGCGGCGTGATTCTGGATTTAACTCGAATGACCGCAGTGAAATGGATGAAGCCTGGTTTGCTGCGAGTCGAGGCAGGTGCGAAACTAGCGGCGATCGACAAACAAACCCGCGAGATCGGCTGGGAAATTCGCATGGCTCCGTCCACCTATCGCACCGCCACGATCGGCGGGTTTATCGGTGGCGGTAGCGGCGGAATTGGCTCGGTGACTTATGGACAACTGCGCGATCGGGGCAATCTTCTGGCGGTGCGAGTAGTGACGATGGAAGATCAGCCAAGAGTGCTGGACTTACGCGGGGATGATGTGTACCAAGTCGCTCATGCGTATGGCACGAATGGAATTATCACGGAACTAGAGATTCCGCTTGCGCCTGCTTATCCTTGGGCAGAAGTGATTGTGACCTTTTCGAATTTTATGAGCGCGGCTCGATTTGGGCAATCTCTCAGCGATGCGGACGGCATGATCAAAAAATTGGTGTGCATTTGCGCTGATCCCATTCCGAACTATTTCGCGGCATTGAAAAGCTATATTCCGAGCAGAAAAAGTTGTGCGCTTTTGATTGTTTCTGAGACTTGTTTAGAGCCGCTCAATGAATTTGTAAAAGAATTCGGTGGTGAGATTTCTTATCAAAAAAATGCTGAAGATGCAGGAAAAGGATTTGCTTTAGCTGAGTACAGTTGGAATCATACAACGCTTCATGCTCGCAGCGTTGATTCGTCGATTACTTATCTACAAACGCTATTTCCAGATGACAAGAATCTGACGCTTTTAGAAGAGATGTATCATCACTATGGTGATGAAGTGATGATGCACTTGGAGTTTTTGAGGGTCGGGGGAACGGCGCGTCCGGCTTCGCTACAATTGGTGCGGTATTCGACTGAAGAACGATTAAATGAAATCATCGCTCATCATGAATCAAATGGCGCGTTTATTTTCAATCCTCATACTTATCTGATCGAAGATGGTGGGATGAAAATGGTGGATCTGGCGCAACTTCAATTCAAAGAAAAAGTTGATCCCTACGGATTATTAAATCCGGGTAAAATGCGGGCTTGGCTAGAGCGATAA